A region of the Chryseobacterium cucumeris genome:
AAACTTTAGTAAAGCTGACCCATGAAGATATTGAAAACTTTAAAGACTTAGGAGAAGGCTTTTCAAGAGAAAATTTTGTAAAGGGCTGGAATACGATTTTGGGACAAAGCTTAAAAGAATATTTAGAAAAATAAATCATGATCACATTACACCCTTTTACGATAGAAGATGCTCCACAACTGATTTCAAAGATAAAAGACGAAAGAATGCTTCTTCAGTTTGCCGGTCCGGCATATCGTTTTCCTCTCACAGAAGAACAGCTGGAAACTGATCTGTTCAATGAAAACAGAACTCTTTTTAAAATTACAGATGAGACAGGACGTACAATCGGGCATGCCCAGATATTTCTGAAAGAAAAAACATTCCTGTTGGGAAGAATTCTGATCTGGGATGAGAACAACAGGGGAAAAGGTTATGGAAAGAAGGTGATGCAGGAGCTTTTGAAATATGGCTTCAGTCATTTTGATAAAGAAACAGCAGAGCTGAATGTCTACGACTGGAATACCGGAGCTATTGAATGTTACAGAAAAGTAGGTTTTGCTTTTGACCCATACGTTAAAAGCGAAGCAAAGATTGATCAGGAAACATGGGTTTCCCTGAATATGAAAATTCACAGAAATAGTTTTGAATTACAGGAATCATGACACAATTTACCGCACTTCGCCCTGTTTTATGGACTGAAAATCTTGATGAAACCATAGGATTCTATATGCGCGTTCTTGGGTTTAGCCTTATCGACAGGAATAACGAATGGCAATGGGCTTCCCTTCGTAAAGATGAAATATACATCATGCTGTCTCAGCCTGACAAACATGAAAAAAATACTTCCATTGGTTTTTCCGGTTCGTTTTATTTCAATGTAAATAAAGTGGATGATCTTTGGGAAGACCTTAAAACCAAAGCCAAAGTCTGCTATGAAATCGAAACTTTTGAGTGGGGAATGAGAGAATTTGCAATATATGACAACAATGGTTACCTATTACAATTTGGTGAACCCGCAGATAATATTGGCAATACGGAATAAAATTTGCTATTTTTGGAGAAATATTTAGAAATTCAATGAAAAAAAGTATAATAGCGGGTTTCGCAGCGATTTTATTATTGGCGTCTTGTAATAAGGATAAGGAGATTCTTAATACATTAAACACTTATAATACTTCAATGGAGGCGAAGGGATACCATTTCGGAGATAAGCTTGAGCTTCCGAAAGAGGTAACGGAAAATGCAGAAAGCGTAACAATCAGCTTTGGAGATAAAGAAACAACAGATTTAACAATTGATCCTAAATTTTTC
Encoded here:
- a CDS encoding GNAT family N-acetyltransferase, with the translated sequence MITLHPFTIEDAPQLISKIKDERMLLQFAGPAYRFPLTEEQLETDLFNENRTLFKITDETGRTIGHAQIFLKEKTFLLGRILIWDENNRGKGYGKKVMQELLKYGFSHFDKETAELNVYDWNTGAIECYRKVGFAFDPYVKSEAKIDQETWVSLNMKIHRNSFELQES
- a CDS encoding VOC family protein, yielding MTQFTALRPVLWTENLDETIGFYMRVLGFSLIDRNNEWQWASLRKDEIYIMLSQPDKHEKNTSIGFSGSFYFNVNKVDDLWEDLKTKAKVCYEIETFEWGMREFAIYDNNGYLLQFGEPADNIGNTE